The sequence CGCGCCGTCGGTGTCGATGCCCAGCTTGCGGGCCAGCAACCAGTCGCTGAACAGCGCCAGCTCGCCGCGCAAGAGGGCCTCGTCGTAGGGCGGCAGCTCGCCGGGACCGGGGCCACGGGCCTGGATGACGCGCAGCGCCGCCATGGCGTCGCCATACAGGCGATCCGCGGAGGCATCGTCCAGCGCATCGAGATAGGGGCGGCTGCCCAGATCGGACAACAGCGCAAAGCCCCGTTCGGGATCGGCGGCGATCACCTCCGGCACATGCACGCCGATCGCGCCCAGCCGGCGGGCAACATCGAGAAAGGCGGTCAGGGGCTCGCGCTCGGGGGGCGAGTCCATCAGTATCCAGCTGCGCCCACCGTCCCGTGCGCGGAAATAGCGGCGAAAGCTGGCATCCGCAGAGGCAGGCGCCACGTCCAGCGACGCGATATCCAGTTGCGCCTGCGCCCAGCGGGCGAGGGCCGCGAGTCGTTCATCCGTCATGTCGGTTCCCCGGATCGCTGCCGGGCAGCCAGGGCATCCGCGCCCTGAGCCGTGCGCGCAGATCATCGGCAATGAGATAGAAGGCCGGCACCGCCACCAGGATCAGCACGGTGGCGAACAGCAGCCCGAAGCCCAGACTGACCGCCATGGGCGACAGGAAGGCGGTCTGTCCGGTGGCGAAGAATATCAGCGGCGAGATGCCCAGGAAGGTGGTGATGCTGGTGAGCAGGATGGGGCGGATGCGCACCCGGCCGGCCGCCATCATGGCATCGATGCGCGACCGGCCCTCGCGGCGCATGCGCTTGGCGAAGTCCACCAGGATCAGCGAATCGTTGACCACGATGCCGGTCAGTGCCAGGAAGCCGATCATGGACAGGAACTGCAGCTTGTAGCCGAACAGGGCATGACCGAACACCACGCCGATCAGGCCGAAGGGGATGGCGAACATGACCACCAGCGGGTCCAGCAGTGAATTGAACAGGGCCGCCAGAATGAAGAAGATGATGGCCAGCGAGATCACCAGCGCGCGCCGGGCATCGGCCATGGAGTCCGCCGCCGCCTTCTTCTCGCCGAGGAACAGCAGCTCGAAAGGCGCTTCCTCGCCATAGTCGAACACCTTGCGGATCTGCTCGCTGACCGCCAGCGCCGTGGTCACCTCGCTGTCGACCTCGGCGGTCACGGTGGCCAGCCGACGGCCATCGCGTCGCGAAATGGTGGCCAGGCCACGTCCC comes from Thiohalobacter sp. and encodes:
- a CDS encoding efflux RND transporter permease subunit is translated as TRPTEAIINDIRDRIARVPGIRRMSILRPQGGPAGSDIEVGILGEDIADLRIEAERLRDYLRRLPGVYDVRQDLDVGKLEYRYRLNDRGRELGLTQQALAEAVRTGFLGQEVTQVTHGDARIPVRLIYPDSVRGRAGLAQLPLVLADGRLVYLGEVADIEPGRGLATISRRDGRRLATVTAEVDSEVTTALAVSEQIRKVFDYGEEAPFELLFLGEKKAAADSMADARRALVISLAIIFFILAALFNSLLDPLVVMFAIPFGLIGVVFGHALFGYKLQFLSMIGFLALTGIVVNDSLILVDFAKRMRREGRSRIDAMMAAGRVRIRPILLTSITTFLGISPLIFFATGQTAFLSPMAVSLGFGLLFATVLILVAVPAFYLIADDLRARLRARMPWLPGSDPGNRHDG